Genomic segment of Drosophila simulans strain w501 chromosome 2R, Prin_Dsim_3.1, whole genome shotgun sequence:
GTGGACTACGACGACGTGGAGGCCCAGGACCACCGGACCACGATAAGGACCACTCTGCTGGAACAGCAGGAGGAAGAGGAATCAGCCCCGTTCGTCTTTACAGTGCGAAAATGACACAATCTTCTCTACTAGGTGAAACCAGCCAATGAGATGGCCATTTAGTGCCAGCTACGCTTAGTTACAAATTAGTTCTAACGCAATTAGCTAATAACTGGAGGACTTTGTGGAAACTCTGCCTTTTGGGTTACACAATGATGTAGTTGTATAGACGGTACGCTAAGAAAAGACACTTTGTTTGCAAGTCCTGGTTGTAAGTCACAGAAAACACAACTtgttataaatgtataatgcATGTGCATccttatattatataaagaaaatgaaagtgGGTTGTTGGATTAGACAGTGTATTGAATACTATGGCTGTCGGCCCTTTATTATTGCCAGAGCAGGTGCCAATGCCTTGGAGAGCTTGACGGCCATGGTGGCACTAGGCAATGTTTGGTAGATCTCCTGCAGGGCTAACATAACGTTCGACTGATGCTGAGTCAGGTTCATGGGGTCGAAGTGGGGATTCTGCCAGAAGGCTCCATTCGGCGTGCTCTCCAAGCGAGCCTGTGTGCCAGCATCGCGGGAAGCGGTTCTGCGCTCCGTTTGCGTAGCTGCATTCTTATACAGCGTTGCCGTTTCTTGTTCCTCTGTCGGAGCCAGGCCCCGCTCAAGTTGCTCTTTCTTCAGCTTAAGGATTCGCTGCGATGGCTTAACTGTGCTCTGGAGCTCCTTGAGCCGCGCCACATCGATGCCCAGTAGACGCAGCAACCTCTTAGTAGCATGAGGAACTGTTTCCAAGCCCCATTTAGCCAAATCAATTCTGGTTCCGGGCGTGGAGTTGAACTTGTAGACCACATTCATGTTATTGCAAATTGGCGAAGGATTCTCAAAGCAATCCTGGTTCCTAAAGGACTCATTAACAGGGAGCTTGCAGATGGTGTCCACCATGTGGAATTCCCGTGGCTCATCTTTGTTGGCCTTCTGCTGGATCTGTTCCAGCACCAACTCCGCACGTGCGACGGCCAGACTACGCTTGTCTGCCTTGGACAGATTCGCAGTGTTGGGTTCAACCTGGGGCGGCTTTCGCTCTATAAGATTGGAGAATTTAATAGGTCGGATGTAATGCTCATCAGGCCGCACTGGAATGTAATCCAATTCTGCATCCTGAAGTTTCATCTCCTTCGAACTCTCATTCTGCGAACTGACACTACCTCTTCGGTTCTTATATTTCTTGCGAACTCGATAATCGCAATCCAACGGGTTTCTATCGTCTGCATTCTCGTCCGGCGAACTGGCGCTGTGATTTCGTTTCCTGGACTCCTCCTGGTGTTTATTGGACCGATGGGACCGCTCCTTcttgtgtttctttttcttatGCTTAACCTTGCTGTTTTCAGCTGTCATTTCCAACATCTTCAGAATTTCTCGTTTCTGTGCAATAAGATCAGCTGCCTCCGGATCATCTATGGGCATATCATTCTGCGTGAGACTGAGTTGTTCGTCTGGTACAAGCGTCTTGGCGGCCTGAAGACTGAACAAATCCATGTCGTCCAAGTTCTCGCGTTTCGAAAATTCGCTGGGAAGCAATTTGAGGGTACGACTGCCCTGCCCAACGGAGTCCAACGTCACATTAGACTTTACATCGGCAGGGGTCTGCAAGGTTTCCGGGGAATTAATCACGAATGGGTCAGCCAGCAAGCTATCCAACAAGGCATCGGCATCTTCTTTGATCTTGTGCTTCGGCTCCGGTTCACTGGCGTCTAGGGACGCCTGTAGATGTTCGTCCGAAGACGGCGTCACCGAGTGGTGGACAAGTTCACCATCCTCAGGATCGCTGTTCCAACCTGATGCGGACATAGGGACTCCGCAGGCAAACGCATGCGGCGGAGTCTCGCCTGTGCCCTCCCGTAGCGGAGTGTCCTCATCCTCGTGAATGCCACTTTCCACGTTGTTTTCCACTTTGACCTCTAACTTGATCGGAGCGTCCATGACATCAAATCGCCTTTTCACTAATCTTATCCACAAATGAAATTAGACACCTTTGAATTTGTCCACCAAATGTTAGCTGATGCTGCAGTTCTAGAgatggcaaattaaaatatttttagtaagTCTATTTTTACAAGCCCTTTTCTTCCCATTATTTGTTTTCCagtgttattttaaatttattgaaatagaACATAAAATTATGAGGCCTtgcttttttaaatgttttccctGTTTTTACACGGCTCTGGAGTTGCCATCCCACTTTCTATACAGTTAGTTACAGTTACAATCGATGCACCTGTTGATATATCGATAGCGCCATGTCGGAAACTCACCTCAGCTGTTATCGACTAGCTAATTTAACAAACGTTTTgtcaattaaaagttatattaCAACATGTACAGTGGATGTTTTAATTAGGAGTCATAAGAAAGCAATTTGATgtcaattaattaacaatacCCCCtgaaaaagaatttaaaatcTTCAATAGCGACTACAAGCAGATTGagtgtaaataaaaacaaccagctgttttttgtttacaagcTTCGTTGCCTAGTTGTTGTTGGGGGCTGTTTTTCAGCGCCTTAACCAGCTGATGACCACAAAAACTTCAAAGGTCACCTTGAGCTTAATAGAATCAAAAGCAATTGCTTAAGAATTTCGGCTGGTAACGTAAAGTTCAATTTCGCAGCTTCATCACAGCCCAAAAAGTAcgaaaaatcattaaaaaatcccgtgataaaatgaaaataatcaaataatttgcatacccatgaaaataaacaattttcgcCGAGCGTGAATGTGAATGAAAGTGGGCAGATAAGTTCTAGAGCAGATAAAAAAAGACCACAGATTACTCACATGGAGCACTTTTGTTGTGTTCTAAAATCGGGACTCCTAAAAAACGATCTATAAATAAACACTCATAGGCCATCTACCGGCAGCCAAGTGCAATTCATTGACCCACATATGcgagggtgtgtgtgtgtgtgtgcgtgtgcttgtcTGTGAACTTGGTGTgtgcaaaattatttttattccctGACCTGCCAGTGAATTTTCAATGTTGATAACGTTCGCTAATCGTGAGGATCCACATTCTCACGTAGGCGCCACATGTCAATAGCAATGCATCTGAAACTAAGAGGACTAAGTGCCTTATTACCCCATGAGAAAGCAGTAAAGCAATCCCCCGTTAGCCGACGCCCCTGTGTGTGCAAATGTGTGAGCGATTATCGCGATTGAAAAGTACATATTCGTTTAATGCTCCATTTGAGATAGCGGCGTCTGAAAATTCCTGGCATTCCGTAGACCGTCGAttttgcagcagttgcagtcaTGCTGAGCGAGGGAGTCCACTGGCTCTGGAGGAGCATGCTCCAGATCCTGATGCGTTATCAGCTCTTCCGATGGCTTTATGGACTAATAGCGACTGTTGATAACGAACCGCTACCGTTACAAATCAAAAGCGAAGAGGAAGCGTTCGGggaaaacaagaagaagaatCAGCTGGCGAGTCTGGAGAATGCCATCTCCCCCGGAAAATCGGATTCAGTCGCGATTAGAACCGTTCCAAGtgcaaatgcgaatgcaaTGGGCAATGCAGGCAGTGCCGAGATCgtatcaaatcaaatcatcCGCCGCCGTGAGGTATTATCATCGCCCAGTGATCGGAGTCCCAGTGTTGTGTCCATATGCCATAACTATATGTTCTAGTGTTCCAGTCCAcagagtgtgtgcgtgtgtgtgtgtgc
This window contains:
- the LOC6735532 gene encoding protein panoramix — its product is MDAPIKLEVKVENNVESGIHEDEDTPLREGTGETPPHAFACGVPMSASGWNSDPEDGELVHHSVTPSSDEHLQASLDASEPEPKHKIKEDADALLDSLLADPFVINSPETLQTPADVKSNVTLDSVGQGSRTLKLLPSEFSKRENLDDMDLFSLQAAKTLVPDEQLSLTQNDMPIDDPEAADLIAQKREILKMLEMTAENSKVKHKKKKHKKERSHRSNKHQEESRKRNHSASSPDENADDRNPLDCDYRVRKKYKNRRGSVSSQNESSKEMKLQDAELDYIPVRPDEHYIRPIKFSNLIERKPPQVEPNTANLSKADKRSLAVARAELVLEQIQQKANKDEPREFHMVDTICKLPVNESFRNQDCFENPSPICNNMNVVYKFNSTPGTRIDLAKWGLETVPHATKRLLRLLGIDVARLKELQSTVKPSQRILKLKKEQLERGLAPTEEQETATLYKNAATQTERRTASRDAGTQARLESTPNGAFWQNPHFDPMNLTQHQSNVMLALQEIYQTLPSATMAVKLSKALAPALAIIKGRQP